From one Shewanella sp. GD04112 genomic stretch:
- a CDS encoding FAD-binding and (Fe-S)-binding domain-containing protein: MSINYDAVYKELIQQLGESAVSNDPVRRFAWSTDASYFRIVPEIVVHADNLEQAKQTLAIARAHKVPVTFRAAGTSLSGQAIGEGILLILGHDGFRTIEISSDSNKITLGAAVIGADANAALKPLNKKIGPDPATLASAMVGGIVSNNASGMCCGTAQNSYQTIASAKLLFADGTELNTGCDKSKAAFTQSHGELLDSLASLAKLTRSNDVLAQRIRKKYSIKNTTGYSINALVDFEDPFDLINHLIVGAEGTLAFVEEVTYHTVDEAKFKASAMAVFFNMVDAASAIPPIIGDSVAAAELLDWASIKAVTGKKGMPDWLNELPEGAAILLIESRANDAQTLESYTQDVIAKLAHIKTERPISFSSDANVYSKYWAMRSGLFPIIGGERPKGSSVIIEDVAFNVEHLAAAAADLTELFHKHGYPEGVIYGHALAGNFHFIITPTFASQADIERFQGFMQDVAEMVIHKYDGSMKAEHGTGRAVAPFVEMEWGADAYTLMKRIKHIFDPEGLLNPGVILNDDSTVHVKNIKPCPVVDDFVDKCIECGFCEKTCPTSALNFSPRQRIATLREIERLEQSGDKAAADKMRADAKYDVIDTCAACQLCTIACPVDNSMGQLVRKLRTPYISTTEQKVLDFQAKHFGAVNQVISTGFDVLGVIHKITGDGITNALMKTGRLLSKEVPYWNPDFPKGGKLPKPSPAKAGQETVVYFPACGGRTFGPTPKDPDNRTLPEVVVTLLERAGYNVITPEKTRDLCCGQMWESKGDFKNADAKRQELIDVVSKMSNGGKIPVLVDALSCTYRTLTGNPQVQITDLVEFMHDKLLDKLSINKKVNVALHLGCSARKMKLEPKMQAIADACSSQVLKPAGIDCCGYAGEKGLYKPEINASALRNIKKLIPVEIKEGYYANRMCEVGLTQHSGISYRHLAYLLEECSR; the protein is encoded by the coding sequence ATGTCTATTAATTATGACGCTGTTTATAAAGAGCTTATTCAACAACTCGGTGAGTCAGCCGTCTCAAATGACCCTGTACGCCGCTTTGCGTGGTCAACCGACGCCAGTTATTTCCGTATCGTGCCTGAAATTGTGGTCCACGCGGATAACCTCGAACAGGCCAAACAGACCTTAGCCATCGCCCGTGCCCATAAAGTGCCAGTAACCTTCCGTGCGGCGGGTACCAGTTTATCGGGACAAGCCATTGGCGAAGGGATTTTATTGATCTTGGGCCACGACGGTTTTAGAACCATTGAAATCAGTTCCGACAGCAATAAGATCACCTTAGGCGCGGCGGTGATTGGTGCCGATGCCAACGCGGCACTCAAGCCTCTCAATAAGAAAATCGGCCCCGATCCGGCGACCCTTGCCTCGGCCATGGTCGGCGGTATTGTGTCTAACAACGCCTCGGGTATGTGCTGTGGTACGGCGCAAAACAGTTACCAGACCATCGCCTCGGCTAAACTGCTGTTTGCCGATGGTACAGAACTCAACACGGGTTGCGATAAGTCTAAGGCCGCCTTCACCCAAAGCCACGGCGAGTTGCTCGACTCACTGGCCTCACTGGCTAAATTAACCCGCAGCAATGACGTGCTCGCGCAGCGTATTCGTAAAAAATACTCCATCAAAAACACTACGGGTTATAGCATCAATGCTCTAGTGGATTTTGAAGACCCGTTCGATCTAATTAACCACTTGATTGTCGGCGCCGAAGGCACCTTAGCCTTTGTCGAAGAAGTCACTTACCACACGGTCGATGAAGCCAAATTTAAAGCCTCGGCCATGGCGGTATTTTTCAATATGGTGGATGCGGCGAGTGCCATTCCACCGATTATTGGCGATAGCGTTGCCGCCGCCGAATTACTCGACTGGGCATCCATCAAGGCCGTCACTGGTAAAAAAGGCATGCCAGATTGGCTCAATGAACTGCCAGAAGGCGCGGCCATTCTATTGATTGAGTCCCGCGCTAACGATGCCCAAACCTTAGAAAGCTATACCCAAGATGTGATTGCCAAGCTCGCGCACATCAAAACCGAGCGTCCGATTAGCTTCAGTAGCGACGCCAATGTGTACAGTAAATACTGGGCAATGCGCTCTGGCCTGTTCCCGATTATTGGTGGCGAGCGACCAAAAGGCAGCTCAGTCATCATCGAAGACGTGGCCTTTAACGTCGAACATTTAGCCGCGGCCGCCGCCGATTTAACCGAGCTATTCCATAAGCACGGCTATCCCGAAGGCGTGATTTACGGCCATGCGCTGGCGGGTAACTTCCACTTTATTATCACCCCGACCTTCGCCTCCCAAGCCGACATTGAGCGCTTCCAAGGCTTTATGCAGGATGTGGCCGAGATGGTGATCCATAAATACGATGGTTCGATGAAGGCCGAGCACGGCACTGGCCGTGCGGTTGCACCTTTCGTTGAAATGGAATGGGGCGCCGATGCTTACACCCTCATGAAACGCATCAAGCATATCTTCGACCCAGAAGGCCTGCTCAACCCCGGCGTTATCTTAAACGACGACAGCACAGTGCACGTGAAAAACATCAAGCCGTGCCCTGTGGTCGATGATTTTGTCGATAAATGTATCGAGTGTGGTTTCTGCGAAAAAACCTGTCCTACTTCGGCGCTGAACTTCTCGCCACGTCAGCGGATCGCCACCCTGCGTGAAATCGAGCGCTTAGAGCAATCTGGCGATAAAGCCGCCGCCGATAAAATGCGTGCCGATGCCAAATATGATGTGATTGATACCTGCGCGGCTTGCCAGCTCTGTACTATCGCCTGCCCAGTCGATAACAGCATGGGTCAGTTAGTCCGTAAGCTGCGCACGCCCTATATCAGCACCACTGAGCAAAAAGTGTTGGATTTCCAAGCCAAACACTTTGGCGCCGTCAACCAAGTGATCAGCACAGGCTTTGACGTATTGGGAGTCATCCATAAAATCACCGGCGATGGTATCACCAATGCGCTGATGAAAACTGGCCGTTTACTCTCCAAAGAAGTGCCCTATTGGAATCCAGACTTCCCCAAAGGTGGCAAACTGCCTAAACCATCCCCAGCTAAAGCGGGCCAAGAAACCGTGGTTTACTTCCCAGCCTGCGGTGGCCGCACCTTTGGTCCCACACCTAAGGATCCCGATAATCGCACCTTGCCAGAGGTGGTTGTGACTCTGCTCGAGCGTGCTGGCTATAACGTTATTACCCCAGAGAAGACCCGCGATTTATGCTGCGGCCAAATGTGGGAATCTAAGGGCGACTTTAAAAATGCCGACGCCAAACGCCAAGAGCTTATCGATGTAGTCAGCAAGATGAGTAATGGCGGCAAAATCCCAGTATTAGTCGATGCCCTGTCTTGTACCTACCGTACCCTCACGGGTAACCCTCAGGTGCAAATCACCGACTTGGTTGAGTTTATGCACGACAAGCTGCTGGATAAACTGAGTATCAACAAAAAGGTCAATGTGGCTCTGCACTTAGGTTGTAGCGCTCGTAAGATGAAGTTAGAGCCTAAGATGCAAGCCATTGCCGATGCTTGTTCGAGCCAAGTGCTCAAACCTGCGGGCATTGACTGCTGTGGTTACGCCGGTGAAAAAGGCCTGTATAAGCCAGAAATCAACGCCAGCGCCCTGCGTAATATTAAAAAGCTCATTCCTGTCGAGATTAAGGAAGGCTATTACGCCAACCGTATGTGTGAGGTCGGCTTAACGCAGCACAGTGGCATTTCCTACCGCCACTTAGCGTATCTGCTCGAAGAGTGCAGCCGCTAA
- a CDS encoding (Fe-S)-binding protein, with protein MKIALFIPCLVNQMMPDVAIATLELLEKLGHQVILPAGQTCCGQPMTNSGCFDAARSTTLKLLNAFKGVECDAIVCPAASCLVAAKENFHEFDSSPEAQAVIDKLYELTEFLHDVAPIPAFNKPFAHKISLQLSCHGIRMLSLATPSEQMGPRFNKVEAVLANIAGIDIVYPDRRDECCGFGGTFAVDEGAVSAKMGKDKAQAHAATGAQYVVGFDPSCLLHLDGMIRRQQLPIEIRHIAQVLNAAL; from the coding sequence ATGAAAATCGCTCTTTTCATCCCGTGTCTCGTTAACCAAATGATGCCAGACGTGGCGATTGCCACCCTAGAATTACTGGAAAAACTCGGACACCAAGTGATTCTACCCGCAGGCCAAACATGCTGTGGCCAACCTATGACCAACTCGGGTTGCTTCGATGCAGCACGCAGTACTACCTTGAAATTACTCAATGCTTTCAAGGGTGTGGAATGTGATGCCATTGTTTGCCCTGCCGCGTCTTGTTTAGTGGCCGCCAAAGAAAACTTCCACGAGTTTGACAGCAGCCCAGAAGCCCAAGCCGTTATCGACAAACTCTATGAGCTGACCGAGTTCCTCCACGATGTCGCTCCAATCCCAGCGTTCAACAAGCCTTTTGCCCATAAGATCAGCCTGCAACTGAGCTGCCACGGTATTCGTATGTTGAGCCTTGCCACACCAAGTGAGCAAATGGGCCCACGATTCAACAAAGTAGAAGCCGTACTCGCCAATATCGCCGGAATCGACATTGTGTATCCAGACCGTCGCGATGAATGCTGTGGCTTTGGTGGTACTTTTGCCGTCGATGAAGGCGCCGTATCGGCCAAGATGGGTAAAGACAAGGCCCAAGCCCACGCGGCAACAGGCGCGCAATATGTGGTTGGCTTCGACCCTTCATGCCTATTACACCTCGATGGCATGATCCGCAGACAACAATTGCCAATTGAAATTCGCCACATAGCGCAAGTGCTTAACGCCGCGCTCTAG